The Pseudomonas azotoformans genome has a segment encoding these proteins:
- a CDS encoding class I SAM-dependent methyltransferase: protein MNTALNALEQLSLGVMADVLLRTQALPMQVWRTAEQLNQSLGTAPRHAWIVRRWLAALSRTAAVQVGGERLAWNGTPPQAALGDLPGLYAELGFPPSMAQLHAQVIECLPELLRDRIALAPLLVLAGDPVAVLGAYQHNHFTAAINQVLAARARETRAADDVLQVLELGGGAGCTTRAVLAALEDREKAYRFTDISSLFTGVARRELRLEPGMQFDLLDLDRDFSEQGIAPRSQHLVIAGNVLHNACDLPRSLSRIRACLRDGGTLLFSESIADNPAMLTFMHLLLSPPAGAPLRVIDEVFMPPDAWRQALYVAGFELLDVWPAATDPLAAAGQRLFHATGVSR from the coding sequence ATGAACACCGCCCTTAACGCACTGGAACAACTGAGCCTGGGCGTCATGGCCGACGTCCTCCTGCGTACCCAGGCCTTGCCGATGCAGGTGTGGCGAACCGCCGAACAGCTTAACCAATCGCTCGGCACCGCACCGCGCCACGCCTGGATTGTGCGGCGTTGGCTGGCAGCGTTGTCGCGTACCGCAGCCGTGCAGGTAGGCGGCGAGCGGTTGGCCTGGAATGGCACGCCGCCTCAAGCCGCCCTCGGCGATTTGCCAGGGTTGTATGCCGAGCTGGGTTTCCCGCCGAGCATGGCGCAACTCCATGCCCAGGTCATCGAGTGCCTGCCCGAGTTGCTGCGCGACCGCATCGCCCTGGCGCCGTTGCTGGTGCTCGCCGGGGACCCGGTGGCGGTACTCGGTGCGTATCAGCACAACCACTTTACCGCCGCGATCAACCAGGTGCTCGCGGCCCGTGCGCGGGAAACCCGCGCCGCCGACGACGTGTTGCAGGTGCTGGAGCTCGGCGGCGGTGCCGGCTGTACCACGCGTGCCGTACTGGCAGCCTTGGAGGACCGTGAAAAAGCTTATCGCTTCACTGATATCAGCTCACTGTTCACCGGCGTGGCTCGGCGCGAATTGCGCCTGGAGCCCGGTATGCAATTCGACCTGCTCGACCTGGACCGCGACTTCAGCGAGCAAGGCATCGCGCCCCGCAGCCAGCACTTGGTGATCGCCGGCAACGTGCTGCACAACGCCTGCGACCTGCCGCGCAGCCTGTCGCGAATCCGCGCCTGCCTGCGCGACGGCGGCACCTTGCTGTTCAGCGAATCCATCGCCGACAACCCGGCGATGCTGACCTTCATGCACCTGTTGCTCTCACCCCCAGCCGGCGCGCCGCTGCGGGTCATCGATGAGGTGTTCATGCCCCCCGACGCCTGGCGCCAGGCCTTGTACGTCGCAGGCTTTGAGTTGCTCGACGTATGGCCCGCCGCGACCGACCCGCTGGCCGCCGCCGGACAACGCCTGTTCCATGCCACCGGAGTTTCCCGATGA
- a CDS encoding saccharopine dehydrogenase NADP-binding domain-containing protein — protein MLIGVLGASGDVGLASAQALLSLGLQDLRLGGRDAHNGARCLALLQQQWPEARLQWTAVDFNDTPALARFARGCDVLLNCAGPAWRVADRVAQAALNADAHYVDAAGDIQLDPALWRGRSAVLGAGLQPGLTGLLPRWLAMQGFTHVLGLSSYFGLRDHFTAVAADDFLQGAVDGSSEPLAAWHNGRCSRALRRRRDVLLPCFPGPVHVLPYLNREGERLARDLRLETGQWFNVMTDGHVLKALDQAHSLPRAEAVQRLCAASQLDLSGQPPFVTLLLQLDGLRDGQTCTRSLVVNGAGNAPLTGAMAAVTVVSVLEGEIRPGCHDAAYALPPAASLERLQRAQAIRALTLLDHPLEHLQHAEEGCL, from the coding sequence ATGCTGATCGGGGTGCTGGGCGCCAGTGGCGACGTCGGCCTGGCCAGCGCACAGGCCTTGTTAAGCCTGGGCCTGCAGGACCTGCGCCTGGGCGGGCGTGACGCGCACAACGGCGCGCGCTGCCTGGCGCTGCTCCAGCAACAATGGCCCGAAGCACGCCTGCAATGGACGGCCGTGGATTTCAACGACACGCCAGCCCTGGCCAGGTTCGCCCGTGGCTGCGACGTCTTGCTCAACTGCGCCGGCCCCGCCTGGCGCGTGGCGGACCGTGTCGCGCAGGCCGCTTTGAACGCCGATGCGCATTACGTCGACGCCGCGGGCGATATCCAGCTCGACCCGGCTTTATGGCGCGGGCGCAGCGCGGTGCTTGGTGCGGGCCTGCAACCGGGCCTTACCGGCCTGCTGCCACGCTGGCTGGCGATGCAGGGGTTCACACACGTGCTGGGGCTGAGCAGCTATTTTGGCCTGCGTGACCACTTCACGGCCGTCGCCGCCGACGACTTCCTGCAAGGGGCGGTAGACGGCTCCAGCGAGCCCTTGGCGGCCTGGCACAACGGCCGTTGCAGCCGCGCACTGCGACGCAGGCGCGACGTGCTGTTGCCGTGTTTCCCCGGGCCGGTGCATGTGCTGCCCTACTTGAACCGGGAAGGCGAACGCTTGGCCAGGGACCTGCGCCTGGAAACAGGCCAGTGGTTCAACGTGATGACCGACGGCCATGTACTCAAGGCGCTCGACCAGGCGCACAGCCTGCCGCGTGCCGAAGCGGTGCAACGCTTATGCGCGGCCAGCCAGTTGGACCTCAGTGGCCAGCCGCCCTTTGTCACGTTGTTGCTGCAACTCGATGGACTGCGCGACGGCCAGACGTGCACCCGCAGCCTGGTCGTCAACGGCGCGGGCAACGCGCCTCTGACCGGCGCCATGGCGGCAGTCACGGTGGTGAGTGTGCTCGAAGGCGAAATCCGCCCCGGCTGCCATGACGCCGCGTACGCGTTGCCGCCCGCCGCCAGCCTTGAGCGCCTGCAACGTGCTCAGGCGATCCGCGCGCTGACCCTGCTGGACCACCCGCTCGAACACCTGCAACACGCCGAAGAAGGTTGCCTATGA
- a CDS encoding ABC transporter ATP-binding protein, producing MIHSLVTLLGPAHAPRLYRYLAWLVTSAVLQGLAVALLVPILHALFAGDLPTASAWLAGLAAMVVLTCIAHYQQAMKGFALALLVLTTLHDRLGQHLVSLPLGWFNSEKVGRLSRSATSGTLMVTGLFAHYLGPVVSGVVVPATVALTLFVFDWRLGLTAVLCAPLIYFTHHWSAAAIGSNDARVEAAATLAGNRVVEFARYQQVLRAFGRTQDGYAPLQAANQAQKLAGGSMLSQTFPKLLAGGLTVQLAFALLVGVGIAMAAHGEIDAIQLVALLALAARFVGPLAEAAARSGLLRMAGNDLDQLVSILREPPLPEPAVSLPLSAPGSLAFEHVSFAYPSGPTVLRDLTFSAPAHSMTAIVGASGSGKTTVTRLLMRFFDTTAGSVKVGGVDVRELSNAALMAQLSLVMQDVYLFDDSLEANIRVGSPDASARDVAEAARLAGVDEIVARLPQGWNTPVGEGGASLSGGERQRVSLARALLKRAPIVLLDEATAALDPHNEAFVQAAIQRLMQHSTVLVIAHRLPTIMAADQILVLDEGRLVESGTHAHLLSLNGRYAGFWHDRQRAGGWRLNAQAKPC from the coding sequence ATGATTCACAGCCTTGTGACCTTACTGGGCCCGGCCCATGCCCCGCGCCTCTACCGTTACCTGGCGTGGCTGGTGACCAGCGCCGTGCTGCAAGGCCTGGCCGTGGCGCTGCTGGTGCCGATCCTGCACGCGTTGTTCGCCGGCGACCTGCCCACGGCCAGCGCCTGGCTGGCAGGCCTGGCGGCCATGGTGGTGCTGACCTGCATCGCCCACTACCAGCAGGCCATGAAGGGCTTTGCCCTGGCCTTGCTGGTGCTGACAACCTTGCATGATCGCCTCGGCCAGCACCTGGTCAGCCTGCCGTTGGGCTGGTTCAACTCGGAAAAGGTCGGGCGCCTGTCACGCAGCGCTACCAGCGGCACGTTGATGGTCACCGGTTTGTTCGCCCATTACCTGGGGCCGGTAGTGTCCGGGGTGGTGGTGCCGGCCACCGTGGCGCTGACGCTGTTCGTGTTCGACTGGCGCCTGGGCCTGACGGCTGTGTTGTGTGCGCCGCTGATCTACTTCACCCATCACTGGTCAGCCGCCGCCATCGGCAGCAACGATGCGCGGGTGGAAGCCGCCGCGACCCTGGCCGGCAACCGGGTGGTGGAGTTCGCTCGCTACCAGCAGGTGCTGCGCGCATTTGGCCGCACCCAGGACGGCTACGCGCCCTTGCAGGCCGCCAATCAGGCGCAAAAGCTGGCCGGTGGTTCGATGCTGTCGCAGACCTTTCCCAAGCTGCTCGCCGGTGGTTTGACCGTGCAACTGGCCTTTGCGCTGCTGGTCGGCGTGGGCATTGCCATGGCGGCTCATGGTGAAATTGATGCGATCCAGTTGGTGGCCCTGCTCGCCCTGGCAGCGCGGTTCGTGGGGCCATTGGCCGAAGCGGCAGCACGCAGCGGCCTGTTGCGCATGGCCGGCAACGACCTGGATCAATTGGTGAGTATCCTGCGTGAGCCGCCGTTGCCCGAACCCGCCGTCAGCCTGCCCCTGTCAGCGCCCGGCAGCCTGGCTTTCGAACACGTGAGCTTCGCCTACCCGAGTGGCCCGACGGTACTGCGCGACCTGACCTTCAGCGCCCCGGCGCATTCGATGACCGCGATTGTCGGCGCGTCGGGCTCGGGCAAGACCACCGTCACCCGCCTGTTGATGCGCTTTTTCGATACGACGGCGGGCAGCGTCAAGGTCGGCGGCGTGGACGTGCGCGAGCTGTCCAACGCGGCGCTGATGGCGCAACTGTCGCTGGTAATGCAGGACGTGTACCTGTTCGACGACAGCCTCGAAGCGAACATCCGCGTAGGCAGCCCGGACGCCAGTGCCCGCGACGTCGCCGAAGCGGCACGGCTGGCCGGTGTCGATGAAATCGTCGCCCGCCTGCCCCAAGGCTGGAACACACCGGTGGGCGAAGGTGGCGCATCGTTGTCCGGCGGTGAGCGCCAGCGCGTGTCCCTGGCGCGCGCCTTGCTCAAGCGTGCGCCCATCGTGCTGCTAGACGAAGCGACCGCCGCGCTCGACCCGCACAACGAAGCCTTCGTACAGGCCGCGATTCAACGCCTGATGCAACACTCGACCGTGCTGGTGATCGCCCATCGTTTGCCGACCATCATGGCCGCCGACCAGATCCTGGTCCTGGACGAAGGTCGCCTGGTGGAGTCAGGCACCCACGCGCACCTGCTCAGCCTCAACGGTCGTTACGCCGGGTTCTGGCATGACCGTCAGCGCGCCGGTGGCTGGCGCCTGAATGCGCAGGCCAAGCCATGCTGA
- a CDS encoding ABC transporter ATP-binding protein, whose protein sequence is MTTALDTLKRPVNRLIRLGVAFAALGALVNLVPFIGLTELGRLLLAGSADSKTLWLWAALVVIALSVGWMASGVALWLTHVADHRLQSSLREAMVRKLGRVPLGWYTDTTSGAVRKVVQDDLEDLHHLVAHHAVELTAAIVTPLAGLLWLATLNWRLALLAVLTLPIYAVAYALMMRGFGAKMQLLDKSMTRVSAAIVEFVHGIAVVKAFGQVGQAHRSYQQAVNQFSEQYAGWVKPLLRLEAFSSMALSVPVILLVSLGVGCLLLAHGWITPLELFAETLVAVVIPQSLLVINQSLTAQRTALAAAGRIEALLDVEELPTPKACVQPQGSDIRFEQVQFGYDAEHLILKGVDLHCPAGSVTALVGASGAGKSTLAKLVPRFHDVNAGRICVGGADVREIDPRQLYQHVGFVLQDAQLVHGTVADNLRLGRPDASDAEVEAAARSAQIHARIQALPRGYQSVIGEDAILSGGEAQRVSIARTLLADTPVLILDEATSHADPESEALIQDALSALARGRTVLVIAHRLSSISGVDQIVVLDQGRVLESGRHEHLLNANGAYARLWRASTETPAVEMSL, encoded by the coding sequence ATGACCACCGCCTTGGATACCCTGAAACGCCCGGTCAACCGCTTGATTCGCCTCGGTGTGGCGTTCGCCGCCCTCGGCGCATTGGTCAACCTGGTGCCCTTTATCGGCCTCACCGAACTGGGCCGATTACTGTTGGCCGGCAGCGCCGACAGCAAGACCCTATGGCTGTGGGCCGCGCTGGTGGTGATCGCCCTGAGTGTGGGGTGGATGGCCAGTGGCGTGGCGCTGTGGTTGACCCATGTGGCTGACCACCGGCTGCAATCGAGCTTGCGCGAAGCCATGGTACGCAAGCTCGGGCGCGTGCCGTTGGGCTGGTACACCGACACCACCTCCGGCGCCGTGCGCAAGGTGGTGCAGGACGACCTCGAAGACCTGCACCACTTGGTCGCCCACCATGCGGTGGAGCTCACCGCAGCCATCGTCACGCCGCTGGCGGGCCTGCTGTGGCTGGCGACGTTGAACTGGCGGCTGGCGCTGCTCGCGGTGCTGACACTGCCCATCTACGCGGTGGCCTACGCCCTGATGATGCGCGGTTTTGGCGCCAAGATGCAGTTGCTGGACAAGAGCATGACCCGGGTCAGCGCGGCGATTGTCGAGTTCGTGCACGGCATTGCCGTGGTCAAGGCGTTCGGCCAGGTCGGGCAGGCGCATCGCAGCTATCAGCAGGCGGTCAACCAGTTCAGCGAGCAGTACGCCGGCTGGGTCAAGCCGCTGCTGCGCCTGGAAGCCTTTTCCTCGATGGCCTTGAGTGTACCGGTGATCCTGCTGGTGAGCCTGGGGGTGGGTTGCCTGTTACTGGCGCACGGTTGGATCACACCGCTGGAGCTGTTCGCCGAAACCCTGGTGGCGGTGGTCATCCCGCAATCGCTGCTGGTGATCAACCAGAGCCTCACAGCCCAGCGTACGGCCCTGGCGGCAGCCGGTCGCATCGAAGCGCTGCTGGACGTTGAGGAATTGCCTACGCCCAAGGCCTGCGTCCAACCCCAGGGCAGCGATATCCGCTTTGAACAGGTGCAGTTCGGCTACGACGCCGAGCACCTGATCCTCAAGGGCGTCGACCTGCACTGCCCGGCCGGCAGCGTGACCGCATTGGTCGGCGCGTCCGGCGCGGGCAAGTCGACCCTGGCCAAGCTGGTGCCGCGCTTTCATGACGTCAACGCCGGCCGCATCTGCGTGGGCGGCGCCGATGTGCGCGAGATCGACCCGCGCCAGTTGTATCAACACGTGGGTTTCGTGTTGCAGGACGCACAACTGGTGCACGGCACGGTCGCCGACAACCTGCGCCTGGGCCGCCCGGATGCCAGCGATGCAGAGGTCGAGGCGGCAGCACGCTCGGCGCAAATCCATGCGCGTATCCAGGCGCTGCCTCGGGGTTATCAATCGGTGATTGGCGAAGACGCGATCTTATCCGGGGGCGAGGCGCAGCGCGTGTCCATCGCCCGCACCCTGCTGGCCGACACGCCGGTGCTAATCCTCGATGAAGCCACCTCCCACGCCGATCCCGAGTCCGAAGCATTGATCCAGGATGCGCTGTCGGCCTTGGCACGGGGCCGCACGGTGCTGGTGATTGCCCATCGTCTGTCGAGCATCAGTGGCGTCGACCAGATCGTCGTTCTCGACCAGGGCCGCGTCCTGGAAAGCGGCCGCCATGAACACCTGCTGAACGCCAACGGCGCCTATGCCCGACTGTGGCGAGCCAGCACCGAAACCCCTGCCGTGGAGATGTCCCTATGA